The Palaemon carinicauda isolate YSFRI2023 chromosome 37, ASM3689809v2, whole genome shotgun sequence genome contains a region encoding:
- the LOC137629125 gene encoding neurotrophin 1-like produces MAFSLFISALMGVAVADKPPTVTSHVTYGAHQPSYHPAPSYHPQPTYEDPHADPACAENTTKPWCLEDEEYPMYEVEEAVNFHFTKVISLYADVAELNTELSVERPNTLEEETYLCPSETAYVQPLRAKNTKGKWRVIVNNIDTHYKTLTQTTRVEECTTSGEECPKVPECYESTCLQKSIYHRFLVYDAYDKYFPFAIEDFKLPASCACLLGAYTIDH; encoded by the coding sequence ATGGCGTTTTCTCTTTTCATCTCGGCTCTAATGGGCGTAGCCGTGGCAGATAAACCCCCGACAGTGACCTCCCACGTCACTTACGGCGCCCACCAACCTTCCTACCACCCTGCCCCTTCCTATCACCCTCAACCAACTTACGAGGATCCCCACGCGGATCCCGCCTGCGCAGAGAACACAACTAAGCCCTGGTGCCTCGAGGACGAAGAATACCCAATGTACGAGGTCGAGGAAGCGGTTAACTTCCACTTCACGAAGGTCATCTCCCTCTACGCCGACGTGGCTGAGCTCAACACCGAGCTCTCCGTCGAAAGGCCAAACACTCTGGAGGAGGAGACTTACCTCTGCCCTTCCGAGACGGCGTACGTGCAGCCTCTGAGGGCCAAGAATACCAAGGGCAAGTGGAGGGTTATCGTTAACAACATCGATACGCATTATAAAACTCTTACGCAAACTACTCGCGTTGAAGAATGCACGACTTCAGGAGAGGAATGTCCCAAGGTTCCAGAGTGCTACGAATCCACATGCCTCCAGAAGTCCATCTATCATCGGTTTCTCGTCTACGATGCCTACGACAAGTACTTCCCCTTCGCCATTGAGGATTTCAAGCTGCCCGCTAGTTGCGCCTGTCTCTTGGGCGCGTACACTATCGATCATTAA